The genome window GTCAGGACCACTACGGAGGCACTGGCCGCCGTCCTGGGAGGTACTCAGTCCCTGCACACCAACTCGCTTGACGAAGTGCTGGCATTGCCCTCCGATTTCGCGGTTAATATCGCCCTGCGTACGCAGCAGATAATCGCCGAGGAGACCGGAGTGGTAAATACAATCGACCCGTTGGCCGGTTCCTATTTCGTCGAAGCCCTGACCAGCCGGATTGAGGAGCAGGCCTGGGAATATATCGAGAAAATAGACGCGATGGGGGGCATGCTGGCCGCAATTGAGACGGGCTTCCCACAGAGGGAAATCTCCAGTGCCTCATATGAATATCAGCAGCGGGTGGACCGGGCGGAAAGGGTTGTCGTGGGGGTCAACAAGTATGCTACCAATGAGGAAACTCCGGTGGAGGTACTCAAAATCGACGAAAAGGTGGAGGCGGAGCAGGTCAAGAGACTGCAGGAAGTCAAACGGACGCGGGATAACCGGAAGGTGGGCCGGACGCTGGACGACCTTCGTAGCGCCTGCCGGACCGACAGGAACGTGATGCCGTTTGTCATCGAGGCGGTCAGGGAGTACGCTACCGAGCAGGAGATATGCGATGTCTACCGGGAGGTCTTTGGTGAGTACCGGGACCCCGGATATTACTAGTACTCAGTTGCAGAAACACCAGCTAGTATGTTCCGCGGAGCGAGACCCTTCGCTATGCTCAGGGTCTCACCCTGTTCACATGTCATTGCGAGTTGGGGCTCTGAGCAAAGCGAAGAGACACCGAAGCAATCTGAATGTTACGCGGATTTGTGCGACTAGATACTGGATTCAGTGCCGGGGAGGTTGTTGAGCCATGAGTGAAGAAACCACAAAATCGCGCGCGAATTCGCACGTGAATTCGAGCTCGAATTCACGCAGGGTACTGCTGGGCAAGCCGGGCCTGGATGGCCACGACCGGGGTATCAAGATTATCGCCCGGGGTTTCCGGGACGCTGGTTTCGAGGTAATATACACCGGCC of Dehalococcoidales bacterium contains these proteins:
- a CDS encoding methylmalonyl-CoA mutase family protein — translated: VRTTTEALAAVLGGTQSLHTNSLDEVLALPSDFAVNIALRTQQIIAEETGVVNTIDPLAGSYFVEALTSRIEEQAWEYIEKIDAMGGMLAAIETGFPQREISSASYEYQQRVDRAERVVVGVNKYATNEETPVEVLKIDEKVEAEQVKRLQEVKRTRDNRKVGRTLDDLRSACRTDRNVMPFVIEAVREYATEQEICDVYREVFGEYRDPGYY